In Schlegelella aquatica, one DNA window encodes the following:
- a CDS encoding ATP-binding cassette domain-containing protein, whose protein sequence is MDAEVRYGRKLALQGVTLAVSDGERIALVGANGSGKSTLLRVLHGLVPLAAGRREVPAGAARQAMVFQRPFVLRMSALANVELALELAGVPARERRPRAAEALARVGLSEQALRNARVLSGGQQQRLALARAWALRPRLLFLDEPTASLDPTAKREVEALVHEFAQQGITLVMSSHNLGQVKRLATRVVYLEEGRILADVPVQHFFDGPLPREAESFLKGELPWH, encoded by the coding sequence ATGGACGCCGAGGTGCGCTACGGCCGCAAGCTGGCCTTGCAGGGCGTCACCCTCGCCGTGTCGGACGGCGAACGCATCGCGCTGGTGGGCGCCAACGGCTCGGGCAAGAGCACGCTGCTGCGCGTGCTGCACGGTCTGGTGCCGCTGGCGGCGGGCCGGCGCGAAGTCCCTGCTGGCGCTGCGCGCCAGGCCATGGTGTTCCAGCGTCCGTTCGTGCTGCGCATGTCCGCGCTCGCCAATGTGGAGCTGGCGCTCGAGCTGGCTGGCGTCCCTGCGAGAGAGCGACGCCCGCGCGCGGCCGAGGCGCTGGCGCGCGTCGGGTTGTCCGAGCAGGCGCTGCGCAACGCACGGGTGCTGTCGGGCGGGCAGCAGCAGCGGCTGGCGCTGGCGCGGGCCTGGGCGCTGCGACCGCGGTTGCTGTTTCTCGACGAGCCGACCGCGAGCCTGGACCCTACTGCCAAGCGAGAGGTCGAAGCCCTGGTGCACGAGTTCGCGCAGCAGGGGATCACGCTGGTGATGAGTTCGCACAACCTCGGACAGGTGAAGCGCCTGGCCACCCGCGTGGTCTACCTGGAGGAGGGGCGCATCCTGGCCGACGTGCCCGTCCAGCACTTTTTCGACGGCCCTCTGCCTCGTGAGGCGGAGTCGTTCCTGAAGGGAGAACTGCCATGGCATTGA
- a CDS encoding substrate-binding domain-containing protein produces the protein MALTSRARRSLLALAGAALLGSGAHAQDRYIVMASTTSTEQSGLFSHLLPAFKQARGIDVRVVALGTGQALDMARRGDADVVFVHDQAAEEKFVAEGHGLKRWPVMYNDFVLIGPKQDPAGVRGRDIVAALQKLAAGTAPFVSRGDKSGTHAAELRYWKLAGIETPAGRVAGYKECGCGMGPALNIAASSGAYVLADRGTWLSFKNRADLAVLVEGDKRLFNQYGLIVVNPEKHPHVKRELAQAFVDWIVSPQGQATIASYRIGGEQLFFPNAQAQ, from the coding sequence ATGGCATTGACATCCCGCGCGCGTCGCTCGTTGCTGGCCCTTGCGGGGGCGGCGCTCCTCGGTTCGGGCGCGCACGCGCAGGACCGCTACATCGTCATGGCGTCGACCACGTCCACCGAGCAATCGGGACTGTTCTCGCACCTGCTGCCGGCTTTCAAGCAGGCGCGCGGCATCGACGTGCGCGTGGTCGCACTGGGCACCGGCCAGGCCCTCGACATGGCCCGCCGGGGCGATGCGGACGTGGTGTTCGTGCACGACCAGGCGGCCGAGGAGAAGTTCGTCGCCGAGGGCCACGGATTGAAGCGCTGGCCCGTCATGTACAACGACTTCGTGCTGATCGGGCCGAAGCAGGACCCAGCCGGCGTGCGCGGCAGGGACATCGTGGCCGCGTTGCAGAAGCTGGCGGCGGGCACCGCGCCCTTCGTCTCGCGCGGCGACAAGAGCGGCACCCATGCCGCCGAGCTTCGGTATTGGAAGCTCGCCGGCATCGAGACGCCCGCCGGGCGCGTGGCCGGCTACAAGGAGTGCGGCTGCGGGATGGGGCCGGCGCTCAACATCGCGGCTTCTTCCGGCGCCTACGTGCTGGCCGACCGCGGCACGTGGCTGTCCTTCAAGAACCGCGCGGACCTGGCTGTGCTGGTCGAGGGCGACAAGCGGCTCTTCAACCAGTATGGCCTGATCGTCGTGAATCCCGAGAAGCACCCGCACGTCAAGCGAGAACTTGCGCAAGCCTTCGTGGACTGGATCGTCTCGCCGCAAGGTCAAGCGACGATCGCGTCGTACAGGATCGGCGGCGAGCAGCTCTTCTTCCCCAACGCGCAGGCGCAGTGA
- a CDS encoding sigma-54-dependent Fis family transcriptional regulator, producing MPASLRPTDRAAAPAVPVVLGPEHGSSIAQSHDRCRAMGVEEDRLPDLSPVSPVRLQQMRELNRRLCEHAAPIMEMLFEQIVSTRSIVVLTDTQGTILHSIGDDHFMERAQQIALAPGVNWSEAAKGTNAIGTALYDEAPTVVHGGEHYVRANRFLTCSAAPIFDHAGRVLGVLDVTGHQRSYHPHTLAMVAMSARLIENQWFSDRFRHGLRLHFAARPEALGTVREGMVAVSPEGAILGANRCALDQLRLSPAALRIRGLESVFGVSLPQLADHCRRHADQPIALEVTDGRGETRLIHARAFFHWPTLWPAAVAQEMTATPVPVDAPGQARPEPAGARRSTAPLPAAKEGPSTEASETAPSLGHGTLERLELEAIERTLAACGGNVSQAARALGIGRNTVYRKLRRLRQGPKTPPAAP from the coding sequence ATGCCCGCGTCCCTTCGCCCTACCGACCGCGCCGCGGCGCCGGCTGTGCCGGTCGTGCTCGGCCCCGAGCACGGCAGCTCGATCGCCCAATCGCACGATCGCTGCCGCGCCATGGGCGTCGAAGAAGACCGCCTGCCCGACCTGAGTCCTGTCTCGCCCGTGCGGCTGCAGCAGATGCGCGAGCTCAACCGCCGTCTGTGCGAACACGCCGCGCCCATCATGGAAATGCTGTTCGAGCAGATCGTCTCGACCCGCAGCATCGTCGTGCTCACGGACACCCAAGGCACCATCTTGCACAGCATCGGAGACGACCACTTCATGGAGCGCGCGCAGCAGATCGCGCTCGCGCCCGGGGTGAACTGGTCGGAAGCCGCCAAGGGAACCAACGCCATCGGCACGGCCCTGTACGACGAGGCCCCGACGGTCGTGCATGGCGGCGAGCACTACGTGCGGGCGAACCGTTTCCTGACCTGCTCGGCAGCCCCCATCTTCGACCACGCCGGCCGGGTGCTCGGCGTGCTGGACGTGACCGGGCACCAGCGCTCTTACCATCCGCACACGCTCGCCATGGTGGCCATGTCGGCGCGCTTGATCGAGAACCAGTGGTTCAGCGACCGCTTCCGCCACGGCCTGAGGCTGCACTTCGCGGCCCGGCCCGAGGCGCTGGGGACGGTGCGGGAAGGCATGGTGGCGGTCTCCCCCGAAGGGGCCATTCTCGGCGCCAACCGTTGCGCGCTGGACCAGCTGCGGCTGAGCCCGGCGGCCTTGCGCATCCGCGGCCTGGAATCCGTGTTCGGCGTGAGCCTGCCCCAGCTGGCCGACCACTGCCGCCGCCACGCCGACCAGCCCATCGCCCTGGAAGTGACCGACGGCCGGGGTGAAACGCGGCTCATCCACGCCCGGGCGTTCTTCCACTGGCCCACGCTGTGGCCGGCGGCGGTCGCGCAGGAGATGACCGCCACGCCGGTGCCGGTCGATGCGCCCGGGCAGGCGCGCCCGGAGCCGGCGGGCGCGAGGCGCAGCACCGCGCCGCTGCCAGCCGCCAAAGAAGGGCCATCTACCGAGGCGAGCGAAACGGCCCCCTCACTCGGCCACGGCACGCTCGAACGGCTCGAACTCGAGGCCATCGAGCGCACGCTGGCCGCCTGCGGAGGCAACGTCTCGCAAGCCGCCCGCGCGCTCGGCATCGGGCGCAACACCGTCTATCGCAAGTTGCGGCGGCTGCGCCAGGGCCCGAAGACCCCGCCCGCGGCCCCTTGA
- a CDS encoding 4Fe-4S dicluster domain-containing protein, translating into MQKVLHINPDKCTGCLQCEMACSYENYGVFATAKSRIKVFDFHDTGRKVPYTCTQCDEAWCLHACPVEAITMDKLTGAKVVSESTCVGCKVCTIACPFGTINYVQETGKVQKCDLCGGEPACAQACPTTAITYVDANWTGLERMRTWADKLGNQAAA; encoded by the coding sequence ATGCAGAAAGTCCTGCACATCAACCCCGACAAATGCACCGGATGCCTGCAATGCGAGATGGCATGCAGCTACGAGAACTACGGGGTGTTCGCGACGGCGAAGTCGCGCATCAAGGTGTTCGACTTCCACGACACCGGGCGCAAGGTGCCCTACACCTGCACCCAATGCGACGAGGCTTGGTGTCTGCATGCCTGCCCGGTGGAGGCGATCACGATGGACAAGCTGACCGGCGCCAAGGTGGTGAGCGAGTCGACCTGCGTGGGCTGCAAGGTGTGCACCATCGCCTGCCCGTTCGGCACGATCAACTACGTGCAGGAGACCGGCAAGGTGCAGAAGTGCGACCTGTGCGGCGGCGAACCTGCCTGCGCGCAGGCGTGCCCCACCACGGCCATCACTTACGTGGATGCCAACTGGACGGGCCTGGAGCGCATGCGCACCTGGGCCGACAAGCTGGGCAACCAGGCCGCCGCCTGA
- a CDS encoding aldehyde ferredoxin oxidoreductase family protein, translated as MSWAGKILRVNLTTGEVRSEPLNMDWARAYLGSRGLATKYLTSEIDPTVDPLSPANKIIWATGPLTGTMASTGGRYTVVTKGPLTGAIACSNSGGYWGAELKMAGWDMIIFEGRSPRPVYLYVENDRAELRDAAHLWGKSVWHTEATLKAQHQDPLIRVSSIGTAGENGVLFAAVVNDLHRAAGRSGVGAVMGSKNLKAIAVRGTLGVGNIADPKAFLQITAEKKKVLADNAVTGQGLPKFGTQVLMNVINEVGALPTRNHRDSQFEGAKDISAEAMATPRASDGKPQLVTNQACFGCTIACGRVSKIDQTHFTVENKPQYWGASGGLEYEAAWALGAANGVNDLEALQYANLICNEQGMDPISFGATVGAVMELYEMGVLTKEQLRIEAPFGSAKALAYFADITARGEGFGKEIGLGSKRLCEKYGHPELSMSVKGQEFPAYDARGIQGMGLTYATSNRGACHLRSYTVASEILGIPVKTDPHTAEGKPELVKAFQDATAVFDSAGICIFTSFAWGLADVQPQVAAACGAEFTLENLSTIGERIWNLERDFNNRAGFSAKDDTLPKRLLTEGARTGPAKGLTSKLGEMLPHYYEIRGWDANGQLKPETRERLGL; from the coding sequence ATGTCCTGGGCTGGCAAGATCCTGCGCGTCAATCTCACCACCGGCGAGGTTCGTTCCGAGCCGCTCAACATGGACTGGGCCCGCGCCTACCTCGGCTCGCGGGGCCTGGCCACCAAGTACCTGACCAGCGAGATCGACCCGACGGTCGATCCCTTGTCGCCGGCCAACAAGATCATCTGGGCGACGGGTCCCCTGACCGGCACGATGGCCTCGACCGGCGGGCGCTACACCGTCGTCACGAAGGGGCCGCTGACCGGTGCGATCGCCTGCTCCAACTCGGGCGGCTACTGGGGCGCCGAGCTCAAGATGGCCGGGTGGGACATGATCATCTTCGAGGGCCGCTCGCCCCGGCCGGTGTACCTGTATGTCGAGAACGACCGTGCCGAACTGCGCGATGCCGCTCACCTGTGGGGCAAGTCGGTCTGGCACACGGAAGCGACCCTCAAGGCCCAACACCAGGACCCGCTGATCCGCGTCTCGAGCATCGGCACCGCCGGGGAGAACGGCGTGCTGTTCGCTGCGGTGGTCAACGACCTCCACCGCGCCGCCGGGCGCTCCGGCGTGGGTGCGGTGATGGGGTCCAAGAACCTCAAGGCGATCGCGGTGCGGGGCACGCTGGGGGTGGGCAACATCGCCGATCCCAAGGCGTTCCTGCAGATCACGGCCGAGAAGAAGAAGGTGCTGGCCGACAACGCCGTCACGGGGCAGGGGCTGCCGAAGTTCGGCACCCAGGTGCTGATGAACGTGATCAACGAGGTCGGCGCCTTGCCCACGCGCAACCACCGCGACAGCCAGTTCGAGGGCGCCAAGGACATCTCCGCCGAGGCCATGGCGACGCCGCGCGCGAGCGACGGCAAGCCGCAGCTCGTCACCAACCAGGCGTGCTTCGGCTGCACCATCGCCTGCGGGCGCGTCAGCAAGATCGACCAGACGCACTTCACCGTCGAGAACAAGCCGCAGTACTGGGGGGCGTCGGGCGGGCTGGAGTACGAGGCGGCTTGGGCGCTGGGGGCGGCCAACGGCGTCAACGACCTGGAGGCGCTGCAGTACGCCAACCTGATCTGCAACGAGCAGGGGATGGACCCGATCTCCTTCGGCGCGACGGTGGGCGCGGTGATGGAGCTGTACGAGATGGGCGTGCTCACGAAGGAGCAACTCCGCATCGAGGCGCCTTTCGGCTCGGCCAAGGCCTTGGCCTATTTCGCCGACATCACCGCCCGCGGCGAAGGTTTCGGCAAGGAGATCGGCCTGGGCAGCAAGCGGCTGTGCGAGAAGTACGGGCACCCCGAGCTGTCGATGAGCGTCAAAGGCCAGGAGTTCCCGGCCTACGACGCCCGCGGGATCCAGGGCATGGGCTTGACCTACGCAACCTCCAACCGCGGTGCCTGCCACCTGCGCAGCTACACCGTGGCCTCGGAGATCCTCGGCATCCCGGTCAAGACCGACCCGCACACCGCCGAGGGCAAGCCCGAGCTCGTCAAGGCCTTCCAGGACGCCACCGCGGTGTTCGATTCGGCCGGCATCTGCATCTTCACCAGCTTCGCCTGGGGGCTGGCCGACGTGCAGCCGCAGGTGGCCGCCGCCTGCGGTGCCGAATTCACGCTCGAAAACCTCTCGACCATCGGCGAGCGGATCTGGAACCTGGAGCGCGACTTCAACAACCGCGCGGGCTTCAGCGCCAAGGACGACACGCTGCCCAAGCGTCTGCTGACCGAAGGCGCGCGCACGGGGCCGGCCAAGGGGCTCACCAGCAAGTTGGGCGAGATGCTGCCGCACTACTACGAGATCCGCGGCTGGGACGCGAACGGCCAGCTCAAGCCGGAGACGCGCGAACGGCTGGGCCTCTGA
- a CDS encoding NAD(P)/FAD-dependent oxidoreductase has protein sequence MRRHLILGAGPAGVIAAETLRKHAPGDQIVIVGDEPEPPYSRMAIPYLLVGQIDERGTYLRKDAAHFERLGVVLRRGRAVRVDAAQRQVVLDDGSALPFDTLLLATGSKPVHPPIPGMDLPHVHTCWTLEDARHIQRLAQPGARVLQMGAGFIGCIIMEALAARGVQLTVVEMGDRMVPRMMGPTAGGMIKSWCEGKGVRVYTGTRVEAVDAGTPLSVRLSNGERLSVDLLISATGVKPDIAFLENSGIRCLQGVLTDEHMQTNVPGVYAAGDCAEAFDVASGRTIVSAIQPNAADQAYVAALNMAALDARRPRAVLRGVTQINVLDTLGLVSASFGDWQGVPGGQHVELTDRERHRHLSLQFDGDRLVGCNSVGWTQHVGVMRGLVEGRVPLGPWKDRLLEDPTRLMEAYLARAQAQDRRAVLQ, from the coding sequence ATGAGACGCCACCTCATCCTCGGGGCCGGGCCGGCCGGCGTGATCGCCGCCGAGACGCTTCGCAAGCACGCGCCCGGCGACCAGATCGTGATCGTGGGCGACGAGCCCGAGCCCCCGTACTCGCGCATGGCCATCCCGTACCTGCTCGTCGGCCAGATCGACGAGCGGGGCACCTACCTGCGCAAGGACGCGGCGCACTTCGAGCGGCTGGGGGTGGTGCTGCGGCGCGGGCGGGCGGTGCGGGTCGATGCGGCGCAGCGCCAGGTGGTGCTCGATGACGGCTCGGCGCTGCCTTTCGACACGCTGCTGCTGGCCACCGGCTCCAAGCCGGTCCACCCGCCGATCCCGGGCATGGACTTGCCGCACGTGCACACCTGCTGGACGCTGGAAGACGCGCGCCACATCCAGCGGCTCGCGCAGCCGGGCGCCCGCGTGCTGCAGATGGGCGCCGGCTTCATCGGCTGCATCATCATGGAGGCGCTGGCCGCGCGCGGCGTGCAGCTCACCGTGGTCGAGATGGGGGACCGCATGGTGCCCCGCATGATGGGCCCGACCGCGGGCGGCATGATCAAGTCCTGGTGCGAAGGCAAGGGCGTGCGCGTCTACACAGGCACCCGCGTCGAGGCCGTGGATGCGGGCACGCCGCTGTCGGTGCGGCTGTCCAACGGCGAGCGCCTGAGCGTGGACCTGCTCATCAGCGCAACGGGCGTGAAGCCCGACATCGCCTTCCTGGAGAACTCCGGCATCCGCTGCCTGCAAGGCGTGCTCACGGACGAGCACATGCAGACGAACGTGCCGGGGGTGTATGCCGCGGGCGACTGCGCAGAGGCGTTCGACGTGGCGAGCGGGCGCACCATCGTGAGCGCCATTCAGCCCAATGCGGCGGACCAGGCCTATGTGGCCGCGCTCAACATGGCCGCGCTCGATGCACGCCGCCCACGGGCCGTGCTGCGCGGGGTCACCCAGATCAACGTGCTCGACACGCTGGGGCTCGTGAGCGCGAGCTTCGGCGACTGGCAAGGCGTGCCGGGCGGGCAGCATGTGGAGCTCACCGACCGCGAGCGCCATCGGCACCTCAGCCTTCAGTTCGACGGCGACCGGCTGGTCGGTTGCAACAGCGTCGGCTGGACGCAGCATGTGGGCGTGATGCGCGGCCTGGTCGAGGGCCGCGTTCCGCTGGGCCCCTGGAAAGACCGGCTGCTCGAAGACCCGACGCGGTTGATGGAGGCGTACCTGGCCCGCGCTCAGGCGCAGGACCGGCGCGCCGTCTTGCAATGA
- the thiS gene encoding sulfur carrier protein ThiS: protein MKITFKLYATLADHLPPEARRTNQVQLEVEDGATIDQVTAPFGLPPKLVHLVLVNGHYVAPQDRGQHRLREGDVLAIWPPIAGG from the coding sequence ATGAAGATCACCTTCAAGCTCTACGCGACCCTTGCGGATCACCTCCCTCCCGAAGCGCGCCGCACCAACCAGGTCCAACTGGAGGTGGAGGACGGCGCCACGATCGACCAGGTCACCGCGCCGTTCGGGCTGCCTCCGAAGCTCGTGCACTTGGTGCTGGTGAACGGCCACTACGTTGCGCCTCAGGATCGCGGGCAGCACCGGCTGCGCGAGGGCGACGTGCTGGCGATCTGGCCCCCGATCGCCGGGGGCTGA
- a CDS encoding Glu/Leu/Phe/Val family dehydrogenase, producing MRVSLSYVTPSPDSPWSTYLSQVDRVIPYLGPLARWAETLKRPKRALIVDVPIEMDDGSVRHFEGYRVQHNLSRGPGKGGVRYHPDVTLEEVMALAAWMTIKNAAVNLPYGGAKGGIRVDPKLLSQKELEKLTRRYTSEIGIIIGPQQDIPAPDVNTNAQVMAWMMDTYSMNIGATATGVVTGKPIHLGGSLGRVKATGRGVFVTGREAARRIGLNLDGARIAVQGFGNVGSAAAELFVGAGAKLVAVQDHTGTIYNPEGMDMAALMRTAREEGGVSHFVGAERIDNEAFWDVDCDILIPAALEGQITAARANRIKARLVLEGANGPTLPGADDVLTDRGVLVVPDVICNAGGVTVSYFEWVQDFSSFFWSEDEINLRLDKIMVDALKKIWDTSERHKISLRTATFAVACERILMARQERGLYP from the coding sequence ATCCGTGTGAGCCTGTCCTATGTGACCCCGTCTCCCGACAGCCCCTGGTCCACGTACCTCTCGCAGGTGGACCGGGTGATCCCCTATCTGGGCCCCCTGGCACGTTGGGCAGAGACGCTCAAGCGCCCCAAGCGCGCCCTGATCGTGGATGTGCCGATCGAGATGGACGACGGCAGCGTGCGGCACTTCGAGGGTTACCGCGTGCAGCACAACCTCTCGCGCGGCCCCGGCAAAGGCGGCGTGCGCTACCACCCGGACGTGACGCTCGAAGAAGTCATGGCCCTGGCCGCGTGGATGACGATCAAGAACGCGGCCGTCAACCTGCCCTACGGGGGCGCCAAGGGGGGCATCCGCGTCGATCCCAAGCTGCTGTCGCAAAAGGAGCTCGAGAAGCTGACCCGCCGCTACACCAGCGAGATCGGCATCATCATCGGCCCGCAGCAGGACATCCCCGCCCCCGACGTGAACACGAACGCCCAGGTCATGGCGTGGATGATGGACACCTACTCGATGAACATCGGGGCCACGGCCACCGGTGTGGTCACCGGCAAGCCGATCCACCTGGGCGGCTCGCTGGGCCGCGTCAAGGCCACCGGGCGCGGGGTGTTCGTCACCGGGCGCGAGGCGGCCCGACGCATCGGCCTCAACCTGGACGGCGCGCGCATCGCAGTGCAGGGCTTCGGCAACGTGGGCAGTGCCGCCGCCGAGCTCTTCGTCGGCGCGGGCGCGAAGCTCGTGGCCGTGCAGGACCACACCGGCACCATCTACAACCCCGAGGGCATGGACATGGCCGCCCTGATGCGCACTGCGCGCGAAGAAGGCGGCGTGAGCCACTTCGTGGGCGCGGAACGCATCGACAACGAAGCGTTCTGGGACGTCGATTGCGACATCCTCATCCCGGCCGCGCTCGAGGGGCAGATCACCGCGGCACGGGCGAACCGCATCAAGGCGCGGCTGGTGCTCGAAGGGGCCAACGGCCCCACGCTGCCCGGCGCCGACGACGTGCTGACCGATCGCGGCGTGCTGGTCGTTCCGGATGTCATCTGCAACGCCGGCGGCGTGACCGTCTCCTACTTCGAGTGGGTGCAGGACTTCTCCAGCTTCTTCTGGAGCGAGGACGAGATCAACCTGCGGCTCGACAAGATCATGGTCGATGCGCTCAAGAAGATCTGGGACACCTCCGAGCGGCACAAGATCTCGCTGCGCACCGCCACGTTCGCGGTGGCCTGCGAGCGCATCCTGATGGCCCGCCAGGAACGCGGCCTGTACCCCTGA
- a CDS encoding DNA topoisomerase IB, protein MNGALQEAQPTASPRPGTAVRVDRRLSRALKELLDQPPPKLVYVNDTMPGYRRVRRGDAFEYLDTEGRPLRDEAALRRIRSLAIPPAYTDVWICPRADGHLQATGRDARGRKQYRYHPYWQVLRDCDKFDRMLAFGEALPRIRARVRRHLALRGLPREKVLAALVQLLDTTFIRVGNDEYARENGSFGLTTLRTRHAAVRGDTLRLKFKGKSGVLHDIAVTDRQLARIVRRCQELPGQDLFQYLDEAGEIRSVGSTDVNDYLRDIGGSDFTAKDFRTWHGSVQALEQLGSLTASSPTEAKRMVKAALSQVAERLGNTVAVCRKSYVHPKIVEAFLEGKLQSPRAAGKAPRALTPAERRLMAFLRAGSAA, encoded by the coding sequence ATGAACGGGGCGCTGCAGGAAGCGCAGCCCACGGCGAGCCCGCGACCCGGCACGGCCGTGCGGGTCGACCGGCGCCTGTCGCGGGCCCTCAAAGAGCTCCTGGACCAGCCCCCTCCGAAACTCGTCTACGTCAACGACACCATGCCCGGCTACCGCCGCGTACGCCGGGGCGACGCGTTCGAGTACCTGGACACCGAAGGCCGGCCCCTGCGCGACGAAGCCGCACTGCGCCGCATCCGCAGCCTGGCCATCCCGCCGGCTTACACCGACGTGTGGATCTGCCCGCGCGCCGACGGGCACTTGCAGGCCACCGGACGCGACGCGCGCGGGCGCAAGCAGTACCGATACCACCCGTACTGGCAGGTCCTGCGCGACTGCGACAAGTTCGACCGGATGCTGGCGTTCGGCGAGGCCCTGCCGCGCATCCGGGCCCGGGTGCGCCGGCATCTCGCCTTGCGCGGGCTGCCGCGCGAGAAGGTACTGGCAGCACTGGTGCAGCTGCTGGACACGACCTTCATCCGCGTCGGCAACGACGAGTACGCCCGCGAGAACGGCTCCTTCGGCCTGACCACGCTGCGCACGCGGCACGCGGCGGTGCGCGGTGACACCTTGCGCCTCAAGTTCAAGGGCAAGAGCGGCGTGTTGCACGACATCGCCGTCACCGACCGCCAGCTCGCACGCATCGTGCGGCGCTGCCAGGAGCTGCCGGGACAGGACCTCTTCCAGTACCTCGACGAGGCCGGCGAGATCCGCTCGGTCGGCTCCACCGACGTGAACGACTACCTGCGTGACATCGGCGGCAGCGACTTCACGGCGAAGGATTTCCGCACCTGGCACGGCAGCGTGCAGGCCTTGGAGCAACTGGGCTCGCTCACCGCCTCCAGCCCCACCGAAGCCAAGCGGATGGTCAAGGCGGCGCTCTCGCAGGTGGCCGAGCGCCTGGGCAACACCGTGGCGGTATGCCGCAAGTCCTACGTCCACCCGAAGATCGTGGAGGCCTTCCTCGAAGGCAAGCTGCAATCGCCCCGAGCGGCCGGGAAGGCTCCGCGCGCACTCACGCCGGCGGAGCGCCGGCTCATGGCCTTCCTGCGCGCCGGAAGCGCTGCCTGA
- a CDS encoding ferritin-like domain-containing protein, with product MDTKDVADLLKDLIENSRDGALGFAECAKHVQSQELKSLFTERSAACERAAQELESCLARYGGRPDSGGTAAGALHRGWVSLRGNLSTHSDLAMLEECERGEDAGVARYRNALQKELPPDVRELLQRHYDGARRTHDQIKALRERYRAQTA from the coding sequence ATGGACACCAAGGACGTGGCCGACCTGCTCAAAGACCTCATCGAGAACTCGCGCGACGGCGCGCTGGGCTTCGCCGAGTGCGCCAAGCATGTGCAATCGCAGGAGCTCAAGAGCTTGTTCACCGAGCGCTCCGCCGCTTGCGAGCGTGCCGCGCAGGAACTCGAGAGCTGCCTCGCGCGCTACGGCGGCCGCCCGGACAGCGGCGGCACGGCCGCGGGGGCGCTGCATCGCGGCTGGGTATCGCTGCGGGGCAACCTCAGCACTCACAGCGACCTGGCGATGCTGGAGGAGTGCGAGCGCGGCGAGGATGCAGGCGTGGCGCGCTACCGCAATGCGCTGCAGAAAGAGCTGCCCCCCGATGTGCGGGAGTTGTTGCAGCGCCACTACGACGGGGCCCGGCGCACGCACGACCAGATCAAGGCTCTGCGCGAGCGTTACCGCGCGCAGACGGCGTGA
- a CDS encoding glycosyltransferase, protein MPAHLLDATMFWSATSGGVRRYIQAKRQWLHRHTDWRHTIAAPVVDTEHMLRVPGPPLPFSHGYRMPWDRRQCARLLEAARPDVLEAGDPYRLAWAVVDAARALQVPCIAFCHSNLEAFAAQLLGGWARRPARAYMARLYRRFDLVLAPSESMRARLAELGVARVERQPLGVDTQVFHPRRHDAVWRASLALPGHCRLLVYTGRFAPEKHLDVLSAAVARLGPPYVLLALGAGPTPPRGERVIVRRFEHDPLRLARVLASADLYVHAGDQETFGLAPLEAMACGVPVVARDCAGMAELVDEAVGQPVHRGDAQAYAEAIAACFERDRAGLAAAARARAEGYDWGAVFPGLWARYRRLLGLGQASAEAPLSCAPGTQA, encoded by the coding sequence ATGCCTGCCCATTTGCTCGACGCGACGATGTTCTGGAGTGCCACGAGCGGTGGGGTGCGTCGCTACATCCAGGCCAAGCGTCAATGGCTGCACCGCCACACCGATTGGCGCCACACCATCGCGGCGCCGGTGGTCGATACCGAGCACATGCTGCGCGTCCCGGGACCGCCGCTGCCGTTTTCCCACGGCTATCGGATGCCCTGGGACCGCAGGCAGTGTGCCCGGCTCCTCGAGGCGGCCCGCCCCGACGTGCTCGAAGCCGGCGACCCTTACCGCCTCGCATGGGCGGTGGTGGACGCTGCGCGGGCTTTGCAGGTGCCCTGCATCGCGTTCTGCCACTCCAACCTGGAGGCCTTCGCGGCTCAACTGCTGGGCGGATGGGCCCGGCGGCCCGCCCGCGCCTACATGGCCCGCCTGTACCGACGTTTCGACCTCGTGCTGGCGCCGAGCGAGTCGATGCGCGCGCGGCTGGCCGAGCTCGGCGTGGCGCGGGTCGAACGCCAGCCGCTCGGCGTGGACACCCAAGTCTTCCATCCCCGCCGGCACGACGCGGTGTGGCGCGCCTCGCTGGCGCTGCCCGGACATTGCCGCTTGCTCGTCTACACCGGCCGATTCGCCCCCGAGAAGCACTTGGACGTGCTCAGTGCCGCGGTGGCGCGGCTCGGTCCTCCCTACGTGCTGCTGGCCCTCGGCGCGGGGCCGACGCCGCCGCGCGGCGAGCGGGTCATCGTGCGGCGCTTCGAGCACGATCCCCTGCGCCTGGCCCGCGTGCTGGCCAGTGCCGACCTCTACGTGCATGCGGGCGACCAGGAGACCTTCGGCCTCGCGCCGCTGGAGGCCATGGCCTGCGGAGTGCCCGTCGTGGCCCGGGACTGCGCCGGCATGGCCGAGCTGGTGGACGAAGCGGTGGGCCAGCCGGTCCACCGGGGCGACGCGCAGGCCTATGCCGAAGCGATCGCCGCCTGCTTCGAGCGCGATCGGGCGGGGCTGGCGGCCGCCGCCCGGGCGCGCGCGGAGGGTTACGACTGGGGCGCCGTGTTCCCTGGCTTGTGGGCCCGCTATCGCCGGCTCCTGGGCCTCGGGCAGGCATCGGCCGAGGCGCCCCTGTCATGCGCTCCGGGGACACAGGCATGA